Proteins encoded in a region of the Melioribacteraceae bacterium genome:
- a CDS encoding bi-domain-containing oxidoreductase produces MLQLTQNFKNGKMELLEVPIPAIQTGYVLVRNHYSVISAGTEGKTVTDARKGYIAKAKSRQKEVKQVIEMAKSQGLLQTYKTVMNKLDSPSALGYSCAGEVIAMGEGITKFKVGDYVACGGANAVHAEVVSVPKNLCVKVPKDVDLKYASFTTVASIALQGVRQADLRIGENCVVIGLGLIGQLTVQYLNAAGVKTFGIDIEQTQVEMAKKSIIDFAITRDDYGLEKAVTEFTKGNGVDAVIITAGTSSLDPIELAGEICRKKGKVVIVGAVPTGFSRANYYKKELELRMSSSYGPGRYDVNYEEKGIDYPIGYVRWTENRNMEAFVDLLQRGKLNLEQLITHVYDFRKSPEAYDLILSKKEPFTGILLKYDVEKELKKESITFNKEIIRIKGKPNVGFIGAGTFSQNYLLPNLIGYVNFVGVSTSSGNSSRNIANKYNFDFAASDSEEILNNDHIDTVFIATRHNLHYKYVLDALKNGKNIFTEKPLCMSEAELEEINKEYQKNNSHLMVGYNRRFSPMISKIKKFINPNLPTAINYRINAGIISKEHWIQDPDVGGGRIIGEICHFIDLAIFLTASKVSSVSAESLDDAYGLMDSVTINLKFENGSIAGINYFSNGNKALSKEYLEVFNGGSVWKIDDFRELEIYGNKKEKIKSRKQDKGHAQELKEFISSLFNDNPLIPFEELYHSTLVTFKIIESIKNRKTIIIRN; encoded by the coding sequence ATGCTGCAGCTTACACAGAATTTCAAAAATGGAAAGATGGAACTTCTTGAAGTTCCAATCCCTGCAATACAAACTGGGTATGTTTTGGTAAGGAATCATTACTCAGTTATAAGTGCCGGTACAGAAGGCAAAACCGTTACTGATGCTCGTAAAGGGTATATTGCAAAGGCAAAGTCACGTCAAAAAGAAGTTAAACAAGTTATTGAGATGGCGAAATCACAAGGTCTATTGCAAACTTATAAAACCGTAATGAATAAATTGGATTCACCTTCGGCACTAGGTTATAGTTGTGCAGGTGAAGTTATTGCGATGGGTGAAGGAATTACAAAATTTAAAGTAGGGGATTATGTAGCCTGCGGCGGTGCGAATGCGGTTCATGCTGAAGTTGTTTCAGTCCCAAAGAATTTATGCGTTAAAGTTCCCAAGGATGTTGACCTGAAGTACGCGTCTTTTACCACCGTTGCATCTATAGCTCTTCAAGGAGTAAGACAAGCTGATCTAAGGATCGGTGAAAATTGTGTTGTCATTGGCTTAGGTCTTATCGGTCAACTTACAGTTCAGTATTTGAATGCTGCTGGTGTTAAAACCTTTGGAATTGACATTGAACAAACTCAGGTTGAAATGGCAAAGAAATCAATTATTGATTTTGCTATTACTAGAGATGACTACGGTTTGGAAAAAGCAGTAACTGAATTCACTAAAGGCAATGGAGTTGATGCAGTTATTATTACTGCCGGAACATCATCCTTAGATCCTATTGAACTTGCGGGGGAGATATGCCGAAAGAAGGGTAAAGTTGTTATTGTAGGTGCTGTTCCAACTGGTTTCAGTAGGGCAAATTACTATAAGAAGGAACTTGAATTAAGGATGTCCTCTTCCTATGGCCCCGGAAGATATGATGTCAACTATGAAGAGAAAGGAATTGATTATCCTATAGGCTACGTGAGATGGACCGAAAATAGAAATATGGAAGCTTTTGTTGATCTTCTCCAAAGAGGAAAACTCAATTTAGAGCAACTAATCACACATGTCTACGATTTTAGAAAATCGCCTGAAGCTTACGATCTGATCTTATCAAAGAAGGAGCCTTTCACCGGTATACTATTAAAATATGATGTCGAAAAAGAACTGAAAAAAGAATCGATAACATTTAATAAAGAAATAATACGTATCAAAGGTAAACCAAATGTTGGATTTATTGGGGCGGGTACTTTTTCACAGAATTATCTACTGCCTAATCTAATTGGCTATGTCAACTTTGTTGGTGTATCAACATCAAGTGGTAATTCTTCAAGGAACATTGCAAATAAATATAATTTTGATTTTGCAGCTTCCGATAGCGAAGAAATATTAAATAATGATCATATCGATACAGTATTTATTGCAACAAGACATAATCTACATTATAAATATGTGCTTGATGCTTTGAAAAATGGGAAGAATATCTTTACGGAAAAACCTCTCTGTATGTCAGAAGCTGAACTTGAAGAGATTAATAAAGAATATCAAAAAAATAATTCTCATTTAATGGTAGGATACAATAGAAGATTTTCCCCAATGATAAGTAAGATTAAAAAATTTATAAATCCTAATTTACCAACTGCGATAAATTATAGGATCAATGCTGGTATAATTTCAAAGGAACATTGGATACAGGATCCTGATGTTGGTGGCGGAAGAATAATAGGGGAAATCTGTCACTTCATAGACCTAGCAATCTTTTTAACTGCTTCGAAAGTATCTTCTGTATCTGCTGAGAGCCTTGATGATGCCTACGGATTAATGGATTCTGTGACGATTAATTTAAAATTTGAAAATGGCAGCATTGCCGGAATAAATTATTTTTCAAACGGAAATAAAGCTTTATCCAAAGAGTATCTTGAAGTCTTTAACGGCGGATCGGTCTGGAAAATTGATGACTTTAGAGAGCTGGAGATTTACGGTAATAAGAAAGAGAAGATAAAAAGTAGAAAACAGGATAAAGGTCACGCACAGGAATTGAAAGAGTTTATTAGCTCACTTTTTAATGATAATCCTCTAATTCCTTTTGAAGAATTGTATCATTCTACTTTAGTTACCTTTAAAATAATCGAGTCCATTAAAAATCGAAAAACAATAATTATTAGAAATTAA
- a CDS encoding class I SAM-dependent methyltransferase → MKDLKLKNSTNINKSISELIKNECSVLASEYDIPQGIIFRDYYRHFKTVYSVLKYYPEENIKILDVSAGFAIPSRVLQKMGYNISVTDSPEIAGHKICELHSKRFNYTPINNLETDELPFDENSYEVIMWLATIEHIQNSPRRILDWFYRILKPGGILIIDTPNILDLKKRLTFLCGSSFMPDIKYIFHQKYHSGHHREYTREDLEYVITQCKFKMVELSVEDTFTGLSIKEKKNKSKRDISKSYVHQLSQYSLRWNPKYISNWLKLPYRLLLKLNSNFKDTLFAIAVKK, encoded by the coding sequence GTGAAAGATCTTAAATTAAAAAACAGTACAAATATAAATAAGAGTATTTCCGAACTTATTAAAAACGAATGCTCAGTTTTAGCTTCTGAATATGATATTCCCCAGGGGATTATTTTCCGAGATTACTATCGTCATTTTAAAACTGTATATAGCGTATTAAAATACTATCCAGAAGAAAACATTAAGATTTTAGATGTGTCTGCTGGATTTGCTATACCTTCAAGAGTATTGCAAAAGATGGGTTACAACATCTCTGTTACGGATTCTCCAGAAATAGCGGGTCATAAAATTTGCGAATTGCATTCGAAGCGTTTCAACTATACACCTATCAACAATCTCGAAACTGATGAGTTACCTTTTGATGAGAATAGTTATGAAGTAATCATGTGGCTCGCAACTATCGAACATATTCAAAATTCACCTAGAAGAATTTTGGATTGGTTCTACAGGATCTTAAAACCTGGTGGAATTCTTATCATTGATACACCAAATATACTTGATTTGAAAAAACGCCTTACTTTTTTATGTGGATCAAGTTTTATGCCGGATATAAAGTATATATTTCATCAAAAATATCATAGTGGTCATCATAGAGAATATACTAGAGAAGATTTGGAGTATGTGATAACCCAATGTAAATTTAAAATGGTTGAGCTAAGTGTAGAAGATACTTTTACTGGGTTGTCCATAAAAGAAAAAAAAAATAAGTCAAAAAGGGATATTTCGAAATCATATGTACATCAGTTATCTCAATATTCATTAAGATGGAATCCGAAGTATATTAGCAATTGGCTGAAACTACCATACAGATTATTGCTTAAATTAAACTCAAATTTTAAAGATACATTATTCGCAATCGCAGTAAAAAAATGA
- the asnB gene encoding asparagine synthase (glutamine-hydrolyzing), with translation MCGISGCITKNKVNENNILSSLHHRGPDSNGTYKSVINNYNILLAHNRLSIIDLSEAGSQPMQSDDGKVSIIYNGEIYNHNNLHLEFLKNKKFKSKTDTEVILKLYEIIGIKACEYLNGDFAFSILDEKQKKMFLVRDRLGVKPLYYYSGNQVFVFASEMKTIMEFLSENSISEEALLNYFVFKYTPGQDTLINGIKRLNPGSYIEIDLNDLSWKLISYWKLQKNQDIATLSYNEACTELYRLLESAINMQLMSDVPLGTFFSGGLDSSIIAYFTRDRKDITHYTAKKNITDLKTEGSSSDFYYANKLADDWNLSIQSVDIGNNEMSLIGKTIQYSDDLIADGSQIPSFLISQKASSDSKVLLSGMGADELFYGYAGHQLTMYSKYLDLLPSGLVKLFMNYLSGLNAGKGWLKPYKRYLYKLGKYYNYGNIRYGIFNIVGDYENSKSIYQVANYTSEEFLSNYFVDNCRPFDSVNRFEIDNFLVKNLAYIDRMCMANSVEGRVPFLDYRIVEFALSLPESYKINLFGETKKILKDTMKPYLPNYILKRRKAGFGMPLRSILSNSINIEKFCDFDFYSGYKGFSVKNIQKIINSHLNGSEDNSALIYALISFRCWYQIFQKFIK, from the coding sequence ATGTGCGGTATATCTGGTTGTATTACAAAGAATAAAGTTAATGAAAATAACATTCTATCGTCTCTACATCATAGGGGACCTGACAGCAATGGTACTTACAAGTCTGTTATTAATAATTATAACATACTGCTTGCACATAATAGGTTAAGTATAATAGATTTATCTGAAGCAGGTTCTCAGCCTATGCAAAGTGATGATGGCAAAGTGAGCATAATTTACAACGGTGAAATATACAATCACAATAATCTGCATTTAGAATTCCTAAAAAATAAAAAATTCAAATCAAAGACGGATACAGAAGTAATTCTAAAGCTTTATGAAATAATAGGCATAAAGGCTTGTGAGTATTTAAATGGTGATTTTGCGTTTTCTATTCTTGATGAGAAACAAAAAAAAATGTTTCTTGTACGTGACAGATTGGGAGTAAAACCACTTTATTATTACTCGGGGAATCAAGTATTTGTTTTTGCATCGGAAATGAAAACCATCATGGAATTCCTGTCTGAAAATAGTATCTCAGAAGAAGCCTTATTGAATTATTTTGTTTTTAAATACACACCAGGTCAAGATACTTTAATTAACGGTATAAAAAGACTTAATCCCGGCTCATATATTGAAATAGACCTTAATGATCTGTCCTGGAAATTAATTAGCTACTGGAAATTACAAAAGAATCAAGATATAGCTACCTTGTCTTACAATGAAGCATGTACTGAGTTATATAGATTATTAGAATCTGCAATAAATATGCAATTAATGTCTGATGTGCCTTTAGGAACCTTTTTTTCAGGTGGCTTGGACTCCTCGATAATCGCATATTTTACGCGTGATAGAAAGGATATTACACATTATACTGCTAAGAAAAACATAACTGATCTTAAAACGGAGGGATCTTCATCCGATTTTTATTACGCAAATAAACTTGCTGACGACTGGAATCTTTCCATTCAATCCGTTGATATTGGAAATAATGAAATGTCCTTGATTGGTAAAACTATTCAGTATTCCGATGATCTGATCGCTGATGGATCTCAAATACCATCCTTCCTAATTTCTCAAAAAGCTTCATCAGATTCTAAAGTGTTGCTGTCTGGAATGGGAGCTGATGAATTGTTTTACGGTTATGCTGGTCATCAGCTTACCATGTATTCCAAATATCTGGATTTGCTTCCTTCAGGACTAGTTAAATTATTTATGAATTATTTATCAGGATTAAATGCTGGAAAGGGATGGTTAAAACCTTACAAAAGATACCTCTATAAGCTTGGGAAATACTATAATTATGGAAATATCAGATATGGCATTTTTAATATTGTAGGTGATTATGAGAACTCAAAATCGATTTACCAAGTTGCAAATTATACCTCTGAAGAATTCCTTAGTAATTATTTCGTTGATAATTGTCGCCCATTTGATTCCGTTAACAGATTTGAAATAGACAATTTTCTTGTTAAGAATCTTGCTTACATAGACCGAATGTGCATGGCCAATTCAGTTGAAGGCAGAGTCCCATTTCTAGATTATCGAATTGTAGAATTTGCCTTAAGTCTTCCAGAATCTTATAAAATTAATTTATTTGGTGAAACAAAAAAAATTCTGAAAGATACAATGAAGCCTTATCTGCCTAATTATATATTGAAACGTAGAAAAGCAGGATTCGGAATGCCTCTCCGCAGTATACTTTCTAATTCAATAAATATAGAAAAATTTTGCGATTTTGATTTTTATTCGGGATATAAAGGATTTTCTGTTAAAAATATACAAAAGATTATTAATTCACATCTTAACGGTAGTGAGGATAATTCTGCTTTGATTTATGCTCTGATCTCATTTAGGTGTTGGTATCAAATATTTCAAAAATTTATTAAATAA
- the wecB gene encoding UDP-N-acetylglucosamine 2-epimerase (non-hydrolyzing) codes for MKIISVVGARPNFMKIAPIHKAFSDFSLQSSDINLQHLICHTGQHYDDNMSKVFFQDLNLPQPNYYLGVGSGTHAEQTAKIIIEFEKVLLSEKPDLVIVVGDVNSTIACSLTAVKFSIKVAHVEAGLRSFDRNMPEEINRILTDQISDYLFVTEKSGLENLKKEGIYNSKIFFVGNTMIDTLIYYLPKAEESKIIDEFGLIKNNYVLATLHRPGNVDEKVELIELISLLNKIADRRKIIFPIHPRTKNNLVKFGLMNMIHPNINLTDPVGYIDFISLIKNAELIITDSGGIQEESTYLGVQCITLRNSTERPITVEVGTNQLLGNDLNKALAAASDVLSGKIKKGSIPELWDGHAAKRIVKILLTKESEIHLR; via the coding sequence TTGAAAATCATATCTGTTGTTGGTGCCCGTCCAAATTTCATGAAAATCGCTCCAATCCATAAAGCTTTCTCTGACTTCAGTCTTCAGTCTTCAGACATCAATCTCCAGCACCTCATTTGCCATACCGGTCAGCATTATGATGACAATATGAGCAAAGTTTTTTTTCAGGATCTTAATCTTCCTCAACCAAATTATTACTTAGGGGTAGGAAGTGGTACTCATGCCGAGCAGACTGCAAAAATTATAATCGAGTTCGAGAAAGTACTGTTGAGTGAAAAACCTGATTTAGTAATTGTAGTGGGTGATGTGAATTCAACTATTGCATGCAGCCTGACTGCAGTTAAGTTTTCGATTAAAGTTGCACATGTAGAAGCCGGACTAAGAAGCTTTGACAGAAACATGCCGGAAGAAATAAACAGAATTCTCACAGATCAGATATCAGATTACCTTTTCGTAACTGAAAAAAGCGGTCTCGAGAATCTTAAAAAAGAAGGGATTTACAACTCTAAGATTTTCTTTGTCGGCAATACAATGATTGACACTCTCATATACTATTTGCCGAAAGCTGAGGAATCAAAAATCATTGATGAATTCGGTCTTATTAAAAATAATTATGTGTTAGCTACTCTTCATAGACCTGGTAACGTTGATGAAAAAGTTGAGCTGATAGAACTTATCTCCTTATTAAATAAAATTGCAGATAGAAGGAAAATAATTTTCCCGATTCATCCCCGAACGAAAAATAATCTTGTTAAATTCGGATTGATGAATATGATTCACCCCAATATAAATCTTACTGATCCTGTCGGTTACATAGACTTTATTTCTTTAATCAAAAATGCAGAACTGATAATTACCGACTCCGGCGGTATTCAGGAGGAATCGACATATCTTGGGGTCCAATGCATTACATTAAGGAATTCAACAGAGCGTCCCATCACTGTTGAAGTTGGTACAAATCAATTGCTAGGCAATGATTTAAATAAAGCTCTCGCTGCTGCTTCTGATGTCTTATCAGGTAAAATAAAAAAAGGATCAATCCCGGAATTATGGGATGGACATGCTGCCAAAAGAATCGTAAAGATTCTCCTGACAAAAGAATCGGAAATCCATCTCCGCTGA
- a CDS encoding glycosyltransferase family 4 protein produces the protein MNQYVKNSKLLHDKFIIKIFEVSYSDQVSELGKISSRKLIVFFRTLIKLIYVLVFFNPALIYFQISTTGFALYRDICFAFIIKLFRKKIIYHLHGKGLELFANKNMFNRIILRAAFKNEETICLSNLVKNDIVNVVDCNPYIVPNGVTRIDCRFIIEKNVVNNKPVILYYSNFSRVKGLKIFLDAIEILNNEKINFTACIAGRESDYKIKDIEKIISEKKLNNLIKLITDAGGDNKYKLYSEADIFVFPTQYEAFGLVILEAMQFSLPVIASEEGSIPLIVSENETGFLFNKEKPEDLANKIKILIEDSELRKSLGINGRKKYESEFTYEIFEKNISEVFNQVLSVNKN, from the coding sequence ATGAACCAGTATGTAAAAAATAGTAAGCTACTTCATGATAAATTTATTATAAAAATATTTGAGGTATCCTACAGCGATCAAGTATCTGAACTTGGTAAAATTAGTAGCCGTAAATTAATTGTATTCTTTAGAACACTTATCAAGTTGATTTATGTTCTCGTCTTTTTTAATCCAGCACTTATTTACTTCCAAATTTCAACAACAGGATTTGCGCTTTACAGAGATATTTGCTTTGCTTTTATTATCAAACTCTTTAGGAAAAAAATCATTTATCATCTTCATGGAAAAGGTCTTGAATTATTTGCTAATAAAAATATGTTTAATAGAATTATTCTAAGAGCAGCATTTAAGAATGAAGAAACAATATGCCTTTCAAATTTAGTGAAGAATGATATCGTAAATGTTGTTGATTGTAATCCTTATATTGTCCCGAACGGGGTAACTAGAATAGATTGCCGTTTTATTATTGAGAAAAATGTTGTAAATAATAAACCTGTGATATTATATTATTCTAATTTCAGTCGAGTAAAAGGCTTAAAAATATTCCTGGATGCGATTGAAATTCTTAATAATGAAAAAATAAATTTTACTGCTTGCATTGCTGGAAGAGAGTCTGACTATAAAATTAAAGACATAGAAAAAATAATTAGCGAAAAAAAACTAAATAATTTAATAAAATTAATTACAGATGCAGGTGGAGATAACAAATATAAACTATATTCTGAAGCAGATATTTTTGTTTTTCCAACTCAGTATGAAGCATTTGGCCTTGTTATTCTTGAGGCTATGCAATTTTCACTACCTGTAATAGCCTCTGAGGAAGGGAGCATTCCTTTAATAGTTTCTGAAAATGAAACTGGATTTCTTTTTAATAAGGAAAAACCTGAGGATCTTGCGAATAAGATTAAAATTCTTATAGAAGACTCTGAATTAAGAAAAAGTCTTGGCATAAACGGTAGAAAAAAATATGAATCTGAGTTTACGTATGAAATATTTGAAAAAAATATTTCTGAAGTATTTAACCAAGTATTATCTGTAAATAAGAATTGA
- a CDS encoding polysaccharide deacetylase family protein, with protein MPILLEIYNELNIKSTFYFTGYIVKLIPEIVKMVISLGHEIGSHGKSHLPSNGFDVMPFEKQKRHLDYTKKLLEDISGQEIISFRAPALRVNSYTARALIETGHRIDSSIASQRFDFFLSFGSVNKLKWLTSPRLPYKVDINNIFKKGHSDLVEIPLSALFLPYVGTTMRIIPFITSIQRRGIHLESSINKKPVVFDIHPNEFIDESSEVRVINKRTKNPVSYFFKDILRSQLKVKNLGKAAIPLYKKEIQFYKERGYVFTTVKQYCLDNGLL; from the coding sequence ATGCCAATTTTGTTAGAAATCTATAATGAATTAAATATCAAATCCACTTTTTATTTTACCGGTTACATAGTAAAACTCATCCCTGAAATTGTAAAAATGGTTATTAGCTTAGGGCATGAAATTGGCTCTCATGGCAAATCTCATCTGCCCTCAAATGGTTTTGATGTAATGCCTTTTGAAAAACAGAAGAGACATCTTGATTATACAAAAAAATTATTAGAAGATATTTCGGGACAAGAAATTATCTCCTTTAGAGCACCTGCATTAAGAGTTAATAGTTACACTGCAAGAGCTTTAATTGAAACTGGTCATAGAATTGATAGCTCTATTGCTTCGCAAAGGTTCGATTTTTTCCTTTCTTTTGGAAGTGTGAATAAACTTAAATGGCTTACTTCTCCAAGATTGCCTTACAAAGTTGATATAAATAACATTTTTAAGAAGGGGCATAGTGATTTGGTTGAAATACCTTTATCTGCTCTATTTTTACCTTACGTTGGTACTACAATGAGAATAATACCTTTTATAACCTCAATTCAGCGAAGAGGAATTCATTTAGAAAGTAGTATTAATAAAAAACCCGTGGTCTTTGATATTCACCCTAATGAATTTATTGATGAATCAAGTGAAGTCCGCGTAATAAATAAAAGAACAAAAAATCCAGTCAGTTATTTTTTTAAGGATATACTACGTTCACAATTGAAGGTAAAGAATCTGGGAAAAGCAGCAATCCCATTGTATAAAAAGGAAATACAATTTTATAAAGAAAGAGGTTATGTTTTTACGACAGTTAAGCAATACTGTCTTGACAATGGACTTTTATGA
- a CDS encoding DUF354 domain-containing protein — protein sequence MKVLFHLAHPAHFHLFKNVIKDLKYLNENVFITFNDKDILEDLIQKSELKDISIKLKARKTLLTKKDLVLQFYEKIYSLYKILKKEKPDLVMGTSIIISIAGRILGIPNTIVNEDDFDIIKYTANIGYHFADKIICPEVCRTGKWEYKCIKHNSYHELSYLHPNHFTPDIRVVEKYISIDRPFSIMRFAKLSAHHDVGIKGINDNYAIKVIKKLENYGDVYITSERDIGPELNDYRLEINPLDIHHFLAFSKLYIGDSQTMAAEAAVLGTPFIRVNDFVNRISYLDELENKYNLGYGLLPNNAESIYELIDRILNSDYYELARKKQKMLDEKIDFSNYLTNYIKNFVRIKN from the coding sequence ATGAAAGTATTATTTCATTTAGCACACCCAGCACATTTTCATTTATTTAAGAATGTGATAAAAGATCTGAAATATTTAAATGAAAATGTTTTTATCACATTTAATGATAAGGATATTCTTGAAGATCTTATCCAAAAGTCTGAATTGAAAGATATTTCAATTAAACTGAAGGCAAGAAAGACTTTATTAACAAAAAAAGACCTTGTATTACAATTTTATGAGAAAATCTATTCGTTATATAAAATATTAAAAAAGGAAAAACCTGATCTTGTGATGGGTACTTCCATAATAATATCAATTGCAGGAAGAATATTAGGGATACCAAATACTATCGTAAATGAAGATGATTTTGATATAATAAAATATACTGCCAATATAGGATATCACTTCGCTGATAAAATAATCTGCCCGGAAGTCTGCAGAACGGGTAAATGGGAATATAAATGTATTAAACATAACAGTTATCATGAACTATCGTATTTGCATCCCAATCATTTTACTCCTGATATTAGAGTCGTAGAAAAATACATTTCTATTGATAGACCATTCTCTATTATGAGGTTTGCTAAGTTATCAGCTCACCATGATGTAGGTATTAAAGGAATTAATGATAATTATGCAATTAAAGTTATTAAGAAATTAGAAAACTATGGTGATGTATATATCACAAGTGAACGAGATATTGGTCCAGAATTGAATGATTATCGATTGGAAATTAATCCATTGGATATTCATCATTTTTTAGCATTTTCTAAATTGTATATTGGTGATAGCCAGACAATGGCTGCTGAAGCAGCTGTACTGGGTACACCATTCATCCGTGTAAATGATTTTGTGAATCGAATTAGTTATCTGGATGAACTTGAAAATAAATACAATCTTGGTTACGGTTTACTTCCAAATAATGCGGAAAGTATTTATGAACTTATTGATAGGATTTTAAATTCTGATTATTATGAGTTGGCAAGAAAAAAACAAAAAATGCTTGATGAAAAGATAGATTTTTCTAATTATCTAACTAATTATATTAAGAACTTCGTGAGAATAAAAAATTAG
- a CDS encoding glycosyltransferase family 2 protein, whose translation MIRFSIITPSFNMLNYLKRCSASVNDQQGVHKEHIIVDGGSKDGTVDWLKNNFKSGKYIIESDSGMYDAINKGIECSSGDLIAYLNCDEQYLPNSLRIIDDYSLKYPNADVYHGNMLVIDDNGKLISFKKSLNARFNYLKYGSSYIYSCATFFRRNLFEKYKFNSQLKSLGDIDLYLKLLSAGKNFIHINEYISVFTKTGNNLSSNAMFMEEYKLIPLSSYGKSYFTSNLYDLLKKIEKLKKGAYFQEFPLRYQIYLDPMAIKRETIEAKEAASF comes from the coding sequence ATGATAAGGTTTTCAATTATTACACCTAGTTTCAATATGCTGAACTATCTTAAAAGATGTTCGGCATCCGTCAATGATCAGCAAGGCGTACATAAAGAACATATAATTGTGGATGGCGGGTCTAAGGACGGAACAGTTGATTGGCTGAAAAACAATTTCAAAAGTGGGAAATATATAATTGAAAGTGATTCAGGTATGTATGATGCAATTAACAAGGGTATAGAATGTAGCAGTGGTGATTTAATTGCCTATCTTAATTGTGACGAACAATATTTACCTAATTCATTAAGGATCATTGATGATTATTCACTAAAATATCCAAATGCTGATGTTTATCATGGAAACATGCTTGTAATCGATGATAATGGTAAACTCATTTCTTTCAAAAAATCCCTTAATGCCCGATTCAATTACCTAAAATATGGTTCGTCATATATTTATTCCTGTGCTACTTTCTTTCGGCGGAATTTATTTGAAAAATATAAATTTAATTCTCAATTGAAATCACTGGGAGATATTGATCTCTATCTAAAGTTATTGAGTGCTGGGAAAAACTTCATTCACATTAACGAATACATAAGTGTTTTCACAAAAACTGGAAACAATTTGAGCTCTAATGCCATGTTTATGGAAGAATACAAACTAATCCCTCTGAGTAGTTATGGAAAATCATACTTTACTTCTAATTTGTATGATCTTCTTAAAAAAATTGAAAAGTTAAAAAAGGGTGCATACTTTCAAGAATTTCCGTTGAGGTATCAGATTTATCTTGACCCTATGGCAATTAAAAGAGAAACCATCGAGGCGAAAGAGGCCGCTTCATTTTGA
- a CDS encoding formyltransferase family protein, giving the protein MRIFIITMDDPVQTNSFISQIIESKKNEIIGLAISKGDRLTIQRKKSKFTYLLSLFLIMGFYHFVRNSFITIIYKIKKKLYLIFPKLFKDPSIARIASENGIKTLDIKSPNNEQFLDEIRNLNIDVIINQSQNILKSELLAIPKIGVINRHNALLPKNRGRLTPFWVLFKGEKETGVSIHFVNEELDAGDVIVQKKFPIEEKDNFNTIVKKNYELAPAAMLEALDKLKNGYVQFIKNDSSIATYNTTPTLKEAWQYRKIRLGL; this is encoded by the coding sequence ATGAGAATATTTATCATAACTATGGATGATCCGGTGCAGACAAATTCATTCATCTCCCAAATTATCGAGTCAAAAAAAAATGAGATAATTGGTTTAGCAATTTCTAAAGGGGATCGATTAACAATTCAAAGAAAAAAATCAAAATTCACCTATCTCCTATCTCTTTTTCTAATAATGGGTTTTTATCATTTTGTAAGGAATTCTTTTATAACAATTATTTACAAAATTAAAAAAAAGCTATATTTAATCTTTCCAAAACTATTCAAGGATCCTTCAATTGCCCGGATAGCATCAGAAAATGGGATAAAAACATTGGACATTAAGTCTCCGAACAATGAACAGTTCCTTGATGAAATTAGAAATCTTAATATAGATGTAATTATAAACCAATCCCAGAATATTTTGAAAAGTGAATTACTTGCGATACCCAAAATTGGAGTGATAAATAGGCATAATGCATTACTACCAAAAAATAGGGGCAGATTAACTCCTTTCTGGGTATTATTTAAAGGAGAAAAAGAAACAGGAGTATCGATTCACTTTGTTAATGAAGAACTTGATGCTGGTGATGTAATTGTTCAAAAAAAATTTCCAATTGAAGAAAAAGACAATTTTAATACTATTGTTAAAAAGAACTACGAATTAGCCCCGGCTGCTATGTTAGAAGCATTGGACAAACTTAAAAATGGTTATGTTCAGTTTATTAAAAATGATTCATCAATAGCAACTTATAATACTACTCCAACCTTAAAGGAAGCATGGCAATACAGGAAAATTAGACTAGGATTATAA